A region of Paenibacillus sp. JNUCC-31 DNA encodes the following proteins:
- a CDS encoding cobalamin-independent methionine synthase II family protein has translation MTDKFQIVGSLLRPDELLKYKTQIEHRDDIQYPFYENFEGYEKCETEAIQQVVKKEIEHDLSIITDGEFSKSMWHLDFVWGFGGVERYIADHGYFFRDVDGMSKYETRKDIGLRITGDLSGKNHHFIQLFKQLQDTAGDQQTKLCVPSPSHIFGELSWSDNIGGTGAVYQNIQELKAGLVKAYIEFVEEFAAVGGKILQFDDCLWELFADDNPNSPFTGEHINQEEVQGLATEFIDINNTVIDFGHSLGLKMWTHNCRGNYDSRNMGGGSYSKIANLFLKQLKYDRFFLEWDDDRAGSIEALEVFKDRPETEIVLGLLSSKTSTLDDEARVVRLLDEASKIIDKDRLLLSHQCGFASCDGGNELSEAEQWAKIDQGQKIAKQYWSN, from the coding sequence ATGACTGATAAGTTCCAGATCGTAGGAAGTTTATTGCGGCCCGATGAGCTGCTGAAATATAAAACGCAAATTGAACATCGTGATGATATCCAATACCCATTCTATGAAAACTTCGAAGGTTATGAGAAGTGCGAGACGGAGGCAATCCAACAGGTTGTGAAGAAGGAAATCGAGCATGATCTGTCGATTATTACAGATGGCGAGTTTTCCAAATCGATGTGGCATCTGGATTTTGTGTGGGGTTTTGGCGGAGTTGAACGCTATATCGCGGATCACGGCTATTTTTTCAGAGACGTGGATGGAATGTCAAAATATGAAACACGCAAAGATATTGGCCTGCGTATTACCGGCGATTTGAGCGGTAAAAATCATCATTTCATTCAACTGTTCAAACAGTTGCAAGACACGGCTGGTGACCAGCAAACGAAACTTTGCGTACCGTCGCCTTCCCATATCTTCGGTGAACTTTCCTGGTCGGATAATATTGGCGGTACGGGTGCTGTTTATCAGAACATTCAGGAGCTCAAAGCGGGTCTTGTGAAGGCATATATAGAATTTGTCGAAGAATTCGCTGCGGTAGGCGGGAAAATCCTGCAATTTGACGACTGCCTGTGGGAGCTTTTTGCAGACGACAACCCGAACTCTCCGTTTACAGGGGAACATATTAATCAAGAAGAAGTACAAGGCCTCGCTACCGAATTTATTGATATTAACAATACAGTAATTGACTTCGGTCATAGCCTGGGCTTGAAAATGTGGACACACAACTGCCGCGGTAATTACGATTCCCGCAACATGGGTGGTGGATCTTACTCGAAAATCGCCAACCTGTTCCTGAAGCAGTTGAAGTATGACCGTTTCTTCCTGGAGTGGGATGATGACCGTGCAGGTTCGATTGAGGCGCTGGAAGTGTTCAAAGACAGACCGGAAACGGAGATTGTACTCGGTTTGTTATCGTCCAAAACAAGTACACTTGATGATGAAGCACGTGTCGTCCGTTTGTTGGACGAAGCATCCAAAATCATCGATAAGGATCGCCTGTTATTGTCCCATCAATGCGGTTTTGCATCCTGCGATGGTGGCAACGAACTAAGCGAAGCCGAACAATGGGCAAAGATCGATCAAGGCCAAAAGATTGCCAAGCAGTACTGGAGCAACTAA
- a CDS encoding DUF4256 domain-containing protein: protein MTTSTFGSERELSPEQREGLLQTLKARFEKNMNRHPDMEWASLQAKLEAQPEKLWSLHEMERTGGEPDVVHYDSKADEYTFVDCSAESPKGRRSICYDHEALESRKEHKPQNSAVGMAADMGIELLTEEQYRELQKLGNYDLKTSSWVTTPATIRKLGGAIFCDRRYDTVFVYHNGAESYYGARGFRGSLRV, encoded by the coding sequence ATGACAACGAGCACATTTGGAAGTGAGAGGGAGCTATCGCCAGAACAACGTGAGGGACTGCTCCAAACCTTGAAAGCGCGCTTTGAAAAAAACATGAACCGTCATCCAGATATGGAATGGGCAAGCCTGCAAGCGAAGTTAGAGGCTCAACCAGAAAAACTGTGGTCACTCCATGAAATGGAAAGGACTGGCGGCGAACCGGACGTTGTGCATTATGACAGTAAGGCAGACGAATACACTTTTGTGGATTGTTCAGCGGAAAGTCCCAAGGGCCGCAGAAGTATTTGTTATGACCATGAAGCCCTGGAGTCAAGAAAAGAGCATAAACCACAGAATAGTGCGGTTGGAATGGCAGCGGATATGGGTATTGAGCTTTTAACGGAAGAGCAGTACCGGGAGCTGCAGAAGCTGGGAAACTATGATTTGAAAACGTCGAGTTGGGTGACAACACCCGCTACTATTCGAAAACTAGGCGGAGCCATCTTTTGTGATCGTCGTTATGACACGGTTTTTGTATATCACAATGGAGCAGAATCCTACTATGGTGCAAGAGGATTTCGCGGCTCGTTAAGGGTCTAA
- a CDS encoding AraC family transcriptional regulator gives MNSEYKDRMDRVIQYIRQNSHQKLNLDMLADVSGFSKYHFTRIFTSLEGVSPIAFVNRERLQKAVYLLGENKRTILEISNHCGFESVSTFNALFKKHFGKTPSEVRNNIGKHSNYPLHFSKKQEELSSLEDYNRNGRNHLLERAWKKMITIKELPDYEVAYVRHVGSYLHTHVAWEKLGHWASEQGITPNNHYFIGVSLDDGTFVEEWACRYDACITLPRGFDKLPHQGQVEFKTLSGGMYAVYPFYDTIDHLVLAYESVFGLWLPNSEYDADDRPSLEFCMNDPAKDEQGKCKIDLCIPIKKSL, from the coding sequence ATGAATAGTGAATATAAAGATAGAATGGATAGAGTGATCCAATATATTAGGCAAAATAGTCATCAAAAGCTCAACCTCGATATGTTGGCTGATGTTTCAGGTTTTTCCAAATATCATTTTACAAGAATATTTACATCGTTGGAAGGTGTGTCTCCAATCGCATTTGTAAATCGAGAGCGTTTACAGAAGGCTGTATATCTTTTGGGTGAAAACAAGAGAACCATATTAGAAATATCGAATCACTGCGGTTTTGAATCGGTATCCACCTTCAATGCTCTCTTTAAGAAGCACTTTGGCAAGACCCCAAGTGAAGTCCGAAATAACATCGGAAAACATAGCAATTATCCGTTACATTTTAGCAAGAAGCAAGAAGAGTTATCCTCTTTGGAAGATTACAATAGAAATGGAAGAAATCATCTTCTAGAGAGGGCATGGAAAAAAATGATAACGATTAAGGAACTGCCAGATTATGAGGTGGCGTATGTCAGACATGTGGGGAGTTATTTGCATACTCATGTGGCATGGGAGAAGTTGGGACATTGGGCTAGCGAACAAGGAATTACTCCGAATAATCATTATTTTATTGGGGTGTCTTTGGATGATGGAACTTTCGTCGAAGAATGGGCTTGCCGATACGATGCTTGTATAACATTGCCCCGTGGATTTGATAAGCTCCCACATCAGGGGCAAGTCGAATTTAAAACGCTATCTGGTGGAATGTACGCTGTATACCCATTCTACGACACCATTGATCATCTCGTTCTAGCCTATGAAAGCGTATTTGGCTTATGGCTGCCGAATAGTGAGTATGATGCCGACGACAGACCCAGCCTTGAGTTCTGCATGAATGATCCGGCGAAGGATGAGCAAGGGAAAT